In Deferribacter desulfuricans SSM1, the following are encoded in one genomic region:
- a CDS encoding deoxyguanosinetriphosphate triphosphohydrolase, which yields MIREELEDLEDKFLHPKAARSKDSKGRGKPEKKCELRTDFQRDRDRIIHSKAFRRLKHKTQVFLSPLGDHYRTRLTHTLEVMQIAKTIAKSLRLNEDLVEAIALGHDLGHTPFGHAGEKILSDILGKPFRHYAHSITVVEKLEKDGFGLNLTFEVLDGIVKHSKGKGPIFDESKLAKTLEGQIVRLADIIAYVNHDIDDAVRAKIISLDDIPKDILKNLGYTHGERIHNAVKDVVLSTIENNYEKVVMSDKMLKLIEDLREFLFANVYLCDIIKEEFDKAYKVLFDLYKFYENNYDAVPELFRKAAKDKKTAIVYFIAGMTDRYAIEEYKRIYLPSNWHI from the coding sequence ATGATAAGGGAAGAACTTGAAGATTTAGAAGATAAGTTTTTACACCCCAAAGCTGCTAGGTCAAAGGATTCTAAAGGGAGAGGTAAACCTGAAAAAAAGTGCGAATTACGCACTGACTTTCAAAGAGATAGAGATCGTATAATTCATTCAAAAGCATTTCGAAGATTAAAGCATAAAACACAAGTGTTCTTATCGCCACTTGGTGATCATTATCGCACAAGATTAACTCATACTTTGGAAGTTATGCAGATTGCTAAAACTATAGCAAAGTCGCTCAGATTAAATGAAGATTTAGTGGAAGCTATAGCATTGGGGCATGATTTAGGGCATACCCCTTTTGGCCATGCTGGAGAGAAGATTTTAAGTGATATTTTAGGTAAACCTTTTAGGCACTATGCTCACTCTATAACTGTTGTAGAAAAGTTGGAAAAAGATGGTTTTGGATTAAATCTCACTTTTGAAGTATTGGATGGGATAGTAAAACATTCAAAAGGGAAAGGGCCTATTTTTGATGAAAGTAAGTTGGCAAAAACATTGGAGGGGCAAATAGTCAGATTAGCTGACATTATTGCGTATGTTAATCATGATATAGATGATGCAGTTAGAGCAAAAATTATTTCTCTTGATGATATCCCAAAAGATATTTTGAAAAATCTTGGTTATACGCATGGTGAGCGTATACATAATGCTGTAAAAGATGTAGTTTTATCAACTATTGAAAATAATTATGAAAAAGTGGTGATGTCTGATAAAATGCTAAAATTAATTGAAGATTTACGTGAATTTTTATTTGCCAATGTTTATTTGTGTGATATAATTAAAGAAGAGTTTGATAAAGCGTATAAAGTTTTATTTGATTTATATAAGTTTTATGAAAATAATTATGATGCAGTGCCTGAGCTTTTTAGAAAAGCTGCAAAGGACAAAAAAACTGCAATAGTTTATTTTATAGCAGGAATGACTGATAGATATGCTATTGAGGAATATAAGAGAATTTATTTGCCATCAAATTGGCACATTTAA
- a CDS encoding response regulator, giving the protein MYKVLAIDDSPTMHRLFKMIFTEENGYQLISAYNGEEGLDKLRESDPDIILLDFVMPKLNGFQFAKLIREDLKKNTPILLITSKAEKVGDRFINKFSNIDCIAKPFQAEDLERKVREMLSGEKPESLNIDDSESVEQVDFKVNVSNESENAVSGIASRVEEQVLPSLRELIDKVLKFETGYMISDVKGDFINIEKLLELINKFEGELIFFNKNGDIHFYIQNGFIIHGFRGDNKLADIFELYQDVCNICLLEVESLFELYEQLRNLGFDDLFLKKYYEFYLNTIIEELLNGDYRYYLNEVDIPENMFSRLKYDVSKLIDNYNLYLEEKMEINKIIFDGSLTPKTVEADISSLTEFEKRIYELCNNERNISKIISYFGNNKEIAKNTIGALILTGFLTI; this is encoded by the coding sequence ATGTATAAGGTTCTTGCTATAGATGATAGCCCCACAATGCACCGTCTATTTAAGATGATTTTTACTGAAGAAAATGGTTATCAACTTATTTCCGCTTACAATGGTGAAGAAGGTTTAGATAAGCTGAGAGAATCAGATCCTGATATAATTTTATTAGATTTCGTAATGCCAAAACTAAATGGGTTTCAATTTGCTAAGCTAATTAGAGAGGATTTAAAGAAGAATACACCGATTTTGCTTATTACCAGTAAAGCAGAAAAGGTTGGCGATAGGTTTATTAATAAATTTAGCAATATTGATTGTATTGCCAAACCTTTTCAGGCAGAAGATTTAGAACGTAAAGTAAGAGAGATGCTTAGTGGAGAGAAACCGGAATCTTTAAATATTGATGATAGTGAAAGTGTAGAGCAAGTTGATTTTAAAGTAAATGTGAGTAATGAAAGTGAAAATGCAGTTTCAGGCATAGCTTCTAGAGTTGAAGAGCAGGTATTACCATCCTTAAGGGAATTGATTGATAAAGTTTTAAAATTTGAAACTGGATATATGATAAGCGATGTGAAGGGTGATTTTATAAATATAGAAAAACTATTAGAATTAATTAATAAGTTTGAAGGGGAGTTGATATTTTTTAATAAAAACGGGGATATACATTTTTATATTCAAAATGGGTTTATTATCCATGGTTTTAGGGGTGATAATAAACTGGCAGATATATTTGAGTTATATCAGGATGTTTGTAATATTTGTTTATTAGAGGTAGAAAGCTTGTTTGAACTTTATGAACAGCTTCGAAATTTAGGTTTTGATGATCTCTTTTTGAAGAAATACTATGAATTTTATTTAAATACTATAATAGAAGAATTATTGAATGGAGATTATAGATATTATTTAAATGAAGTGGATATCCCAGAAAATATGTTTTCAAGACTAAAGTATGATGTTTCTAAACTTATAGATAATTACAACCTTTATTTAGAAGAGAAGATGGAGATAAATAAGATTATTTTTGATGGTTCGTTGACACCTAAAACTGTTGAAGCAGATATTTCTTCTTTAACAGAGTTTGAAAAGAGGATTTATGAGCTATGCAATAATGAGAGAAATATAAGCAAGATAATAAGTTATTTTGGAAATAATAAAGAGATAGCAAAAAATACAATTGGTGCATTAATTTTAACTGGTTTTTTAACTATTTAG
- the coaD gene encoding pantetheine-phosphate adenylyltransferase: protein MMIAIYPGTFDPLTNGHLDIIERGAKMFDRLIVAVAESKRKKPLFDLNDRVTMIEESVLHLPNVEVESFSNLLVDFMKEKNADVILRGLRVVSDFEYELQLALMNRKLNANCETVFLMPNKKYIFLSSSMVREIALLGGDVSCFVPKPVNDFILRKINDKGRT from the coding sequence ATTATGATTGCAATTTATCCAGGGACTTTTGATCCATTAACAAATGGGCATCTTGATATTATCGAGCGTGGTGCTAAAATGTTTGATAGATTGATTGTGGCGGTTGCTGAAAGTAAAAGGAAAAAACCTTTGTTTGATTTAAATGATAGGGTTACTATGATTGAAGAATCTGTTTTACATCTGCCTAATGTAGAAGTGGAATCTTTTTCTAATCTTTTAGTTGATTTTATGAAAGAGAAGAATGCAGATGTTATATTAAGAGGTCTGAGAGTTGTTTCTGATTTTGAATATGAGCTTCAATTGGCATTAATGAACAGAAAACTTAATGCTAATTGTGAAACGGTGTTTTTGATGCCAAATAAAAAGTACATTTTTTTAAGTTCAAGTATGGTTAGAGAGATTGCTTTACTTGGTGGGGATGTAAGTTGTTTTGTCCCTAAACCTGTAAATGATTTTATTTTAAGGAAAATAAATGATAAGGGAAGAACTTGA
- the rsmD gene encoding 16S rRNA (guanine(966)-N(2))-methyltransferase RsmD: MISPKSSGVRPTSDKVRSAIFSKLYNKVVDSYVLDLFAGTGAFGIEALSRGAKFVTFVDINISTLLKNTSFIQNEKFEIIKSDVFKAFKKLRIKYDIIFIDPPYGKIDSKELLNAIKSHQLIAKKGVLIYEESIRTKFEIEERFILFDTKTYGDTKIYYLELTL; the protein is encoded by the coding sequence TTGATCTCGCCCAAGAGTTCTGGAGTAAGGCCAACAAGTGATAAAGTAAGATCGGCAATTTTTTCTAAGCTTTATAATAAAGTGGTAGATTCATATGTGTTAGATCTTTTTGCTGGCACTGGTGCGTTTGGTATTGAAGCATTGAGTAGAGGGGCAAAATTTGTAACATTTGTTGATATCAATATTTCAACTCTTTTAAAAAATACAAGTTTTATACAAAATGAAAAATTCGAGATTATAAAATCCGATGTTTTTAAAGCTTTTAAAAAGCTAAGAATTAAGTATGATATTATTTTTATTGACCCCCCTTATGGGAAAATTGATTCAAAAGAGTTGTTAAATGCTATTAAATCTCATCAACTTATTGCAAAAAAAGGTGTTTTAATATATGAAGAAAGTATTAGAACAAAATTTGAAATTGAGGAAAGGTTTATTTTGTTTGATACAAAAACTTATGGAGATACAAAAATATATTATTTGGAGTTGACATTATGA
- a CDS encoding radical SAM protein has product MKNGKDILPVFIPFAGCPKKCIYCQQNSITGVKLHDFKKDVEDQVNLFLRVKKKWGKIAFYGGSFNLLPKDKREFLYKVANSINILKVRVSCYPSGFDTELINEMKDNNVEDVELGVQSFSEKVLRLNGRDYSSNEVVKILKLLKQNNFNVGIQIMVGMFGEEYGDIIQNIDFIDKLKFEYIRIYPAVIFKDTKLAALIKSGKNLNYGFSEIIAITTFYYILAIKKGVTVLRIGLHNSSGIERFIEGGYFHPSFGDVVKTFMIYIYLKLFKKSKLYKNYPNYGGVIAKIFNVSYDEKIDINSIAYKLWSEYFENNWWGIKGEIFDLAQEFWSKANK; this is encoded by the coding sequence ATGAAAAACGGCAAAGATATTTTACCTGTTTTTATCCCTTTTGCGGGATGTCCCAAAAAATGTATTTATTGTCAACAAAACAGTATCACTGGTGTTAAATTACATGATTTTAAAAAGGATGTAGAAGATCAAGTAAATCTTTTTTTAAGAGTTAAAAAAAAATGGGGGAAAATAGCTTTTTATGGCGGAAGTTTTAATTTATTACCAAAAGATAAGAGAGAATTTTTGTATAAAGTAGCAAATTCTATAAATATTTTAAAGGTTAGGGTTTCTTGCTACCCTTCTGGTTTTGACACTGAATTAATTAATGAAATGAAAGATAATAATGTTGAGGATGTTGAGTTAGGGGTTCAGAGTTTTTCTGAGAAAGTTTTAAGATTAAATGGTAGGGATTATTCATCTAATGAGGTTGTTAAGATTTTAAAGTTACTTAAGCAGAATAATTTTAATGTAGGGATTCAAATAATGGTTGGAATGTTTGGTGAGGAATATGGTGATATAATTCAGAATATTGATTTTATAGATAAGTTAAAATTTGAATATATTAGGATTTATCCAGCAGTTATTTTTAAAGATACTAAACTGGCAGCGTTAATAAAATCAGGCAAAAATTTAAATTATGGTTTTAGTGAAATAATTGCTATTACAACATTTTATTATATTTTAGCCATTAAAAAAGGGGTTACTGTCTTACGGATTGGTTTGCATAATTCAAGCGGTATTGAACGTTTTATAGAGGGTGGTTATTTTCACCCTTCCTTTGGAGATGTAGTTAAAACTTTTATGATTTATATCTATTTGAAATTATTTAAAAAATCAAAATTATACAAAAATTATCCAAACTATGGGGGAGTAATTGCAAAAATTTTTAATGTTAGTTATGATGAAAAAATCGATATAAACAGTATTGCTTATAAATTGTGGAGTGAGTATTTTGAGAATAACTGGTGGGGAATTAAGGGGGAGATCTTTGATCTCGCCCAAGAGTTCTGGAGTAAGGCCAACAAGTGA